From Eptesicus fuscus isolate TK198812 chromosome 13, DD_ASM_mEF_20220401, whole genome shotgun sequence, the proteins below share one genomic window:
- the LOC129151168 gene encoding speckle-type POZ protein-like, with protein sequence MPRVPSPPPAKEMSSGPVAESWCHTQIQVVKFSHMWTISNFSFCRQEMGEVIQSSTFSSEANDQLKWCLRAYPKGQDEESKDYLSLYLILLSCPKSIFLAKFKFSILNDKGEITKAVKSQRAYRFVQGKDWGFKKFIHRDVLLDEDYRFLPDDKLTLFCEVNVVQDSVTISGQNTRKMVKVPECQLADELGGLWENSWFTDCCFCVAGQEVQAHKAILAARSPVFRAMFGHAMEESKKNRVEIIDVEPGVFKEMMCFIYTGKAPNLDTMADGLLAAADKYVLERLKVMCEEALSSHLSVENAAEMLTLADLHSADQLKTQAVDFINSHAEDVMGTSGWQAMVASHPHLMAEVNPSGPPHKRLKQS encoded by the coding sequence ATGCCAAGGGTTCCAAGTCCTCCACCTGCAAAAGAAATGTCCAGTGGGCCTGTAGCTGAGAGCTGGTGCCACACACAGATACAGGTAGTGAAATTCTCCCACATGTGGACCATCAGTAACTTTAGCTTTTGCCGGCAGGAAATGGGTGAAGTCATTCAAAGTTCAACCTTTTCATCAGAAGCCAATGATCAACTGAAATGGTGTTTGAGAGCATACCCAAAAGGGCAAGATGAAGAAAGCAAAGATTACCTGTCACTTTACCTGATACTGCTCAGCTGTCCAAAGAGTATATTTTTGGCAAAATTCAAATTCTCCATCCTGAATGACAAGGGAGAAATAACCAAAGCAGTAAAAAGTCAGAGAGCATATAGGTTTGTACAAGGCAAAGACTGGGGATTCAAAAAATTCATCCATAGAGATGTTCTCTTGGATGAAGACTACAGGTTTCTCCCTGATGACAAGCTGACCCTCTTCTGTGAGGTGAATGTGGTGCAAGATTCCGTCACCATTTCTGGCCAGAATACCAGGAAGATGGTGAAGGTTCCCGAGTGCCAGCTGGCCGATGAGCTAGGAGGACTTTGGGAGAATTCCTGGTTCACAGACTGTTGTTTTTGTGTGGCTGGCCAGGAAGTCCAGGCTCACAAAGCTATCTTAGCAGCTCGCTCTCCAGTGTTTAGGGCCATGTTTGGACATGCAATGGAGGAGAGCAAAAAGAATCGGGTGGAAATCATTGATGTGGAGCCTGGAGTGTTTAAGGAAATGATGTGCTTCATTTACACTGGGAAGGCTCCCAACCTGGACACAATGGCTGATGGTTTGCTGGCTGCTGCTGACAAGTATGTCCTGGAGCGTTTGAAGGTCATGTGTGAGGAAGCCCTCAGCAGTCACCTGTCTGTGGAGAATGCTGCAGAAATGCTCACCTTGGCTGACCTCCACAGCGCAGATCAATTGAAAACTCAGGCAGTGGATTTCATCAACTCTCATGCTGAGGATGTCATGGGGACCTCTGGGTGGCAGGCGATGGTGGCGTCCCATCCCCACTTGATGGCTGAGGTGAACCCCTCAGGACCCCCACACAAGCGCCTAAAGCAGTCCTGA
- the LOC129151169 gene encoding tripartite motif-containing protein 64-like has product MNPDTLQVLQKELTCSICMNYFLDPVTLDCGHSFCRSCLWLFWEGSPSPMCCPNCKQVSEKPNFKTNIQLRNMASLGRQARADSINSSEEQICVAHDAGNLVFCDAERNLLCWNCSDSLEHMFHNHRPTQWAAVEYREELRKRMGILWNMAQEMQNNVKIEGSKAESLKEYVALRKVMIRAEYQKIHKFLYEEERLQLDTTERESKEIYQQLEESKIRMTRQTENLREVFRELLEIFQKPDVEMLQDLGTVMERTELVRNQKPQPVNSDLTSWCCNGLLDLLNKFRVDNVLSHGTISMCMNLSEDVRGMLFGNGQPNTSREPQRVRSFATWGTHTFTFGRHYWEVDVPRNLSWVLGVCKDIIKRDTNFIIDFEEASFLFSLKLNGHYYLSTNRPLLVHHVKMPVGKIGVYLDYDKGIVSFHDAGNGSLLCSLATSSFSSPLKPFLCFEAS; this is encoded by the exons atGAATCCAGACACCTTGCAAGTCTTGCAGAAGGAACTCACCTGCTCCATCTGCATGAACTACTTCCTAGATCCGGTCACCTTAGACTGCGGGCACAGCTTTTGCCGTTCCTGCCTCTGGCTCTTCTGGGAGGGGTCCCCATCTCCAATGTGCTGTCCTAATTGCAAACAAGTGTCTGAGAAGCCAAATTTCAAAACCAACATCCAACTCAGGAACATGGCTTCCCTAGGCAGACAGGCCAGAGCTGACTCCATCAACAGCTCTGAGGAGCAGATCTGTGTGGCACATGATGCAGGAAATTTGGTCTTTTGTGACGCTGAAAGGAACCTGCTCTGTTGGAACTGCTCTGATTCCCTGGAGCACATGTTTCACAACCATCGCCCAACACAATGGGCTGCTGTGGAATACAGG GAGGAACTTCGCAAGAGAATGGGCATCTTATGGAATATGGCTCAAGAAATGCAAAACAATGTGAAGATAGAAGGCAGCAAAGCTGAGTCATTGAAG GAGTATGTGGCCCTTAGGAAGGTGATGATCAGAGCTGAATATCAGAAGATTCATAAGTTTCTATATGAGGAGGAGCGCCTCCAACTGGACACGACAGAGAGAGAATCAAAGGAGATCTACCAACAACTGGAGGAAAGCAAAATCAGAATGACCCGACAGACCGAAAACCTGAGAGAAGTGTTCAGAGAGCTGTTGGAAATATTCCAAAAGCCAGATGTGGAAATGCTCCAG GATTTGGGAACTGTGATGGAAAG GACCGAATTGGTGCGGAATCAAAAGCCTCAACCAGTGAATTCGGACCTCACTTCCTGGTGCTGCAATGGACTCCTGGACTTGCTGAACAAGTTCAGAG TGGATAATGTCCTGAGTCATGGAACCATCAGTATGTGCATGAACCTTTCTGAGGATGTGAGGGGTATGCTGTTTGGAAATGGCCAGCCCAACACGTCCAGGGAGCCCCAGAGAGTGCGGAGCTTTGCGACATGGGGAACGCATACCTTCACCTTTGGTAGACATTACTGGGAGGTGGATGTGCCACGCAACTTGAGTTGGGTTCTCGGAGTCTGTAAAGATATCATCAAAAGAGATACcaatttcattattgattttgaagaagcttcttttctattttcattgAAGCTGAATGGTCATTATTATCTCTCCACTAACCGCCCACTCTTAGTTCATCATGTGAAAATGCCTGTGGGTAAGATTGGAGTGTACCTGGATTATGACAAAGGAATTGTGAGCTTCCATGATGCTGGCAATGGGTCCCTCTTATGTAGTTTAGctacttcctccttctcttctcctctgaaGCCTTTCCTCTGCTTTGAAGCTTCATGA